A genome region from Glycine max cultivar Williams 82 chromosome 5, Glycine_max_v4.0, whole genome shotgun sequence includes the following:
- the LOC100807386 gene encoding zinc finger A20 and AN1 domain-containing stress-associated protein 1 produces the protein MGSQQKPCANNCGFFGTSEKRNLCSKCYKDLCLEEELAAMKSVLCSPAPPSPGTAGQSKPANRCGTCNKKVGLTGFACKCGSTFCGVHRYPEKHECTYDFKGEAREAISKANPVVKGDKVDRF, from the coding sequence ATGGGTTCTCAACAGAAGCCCTGCGCCAACAACTGCGGTTTCTTCGGCACTTCCGAGAAGCGAAACCTCTGCTCCAAATGCTACAAGGACCTCTGTCTCGAAGAGGAGCTTGCGGCAATGAAGTCCGTGCTCTGCTCCCCCGCGCCACCCTCGCCGGGCACCGCGGGTCAGTCGAAACCGGCGAACCGGTGTGGGACATGCAACAAAAAAGTGGGTTTAACCGGTTTTGCGTGCAAGTGTGGGAGTACCTTCTGTGGGGTGCATCGTTACCCCGAGAAACACGAGTGCACCTACGATTTTAAGGGAGAGGCGCGCGAAGCGATTTCGAAGGCGAACCCTGTTGTTAAGGGTGACAAGGTTGATAGGTTTTAG